The following are encoded together in the Osmia lignaria lignaria isolate PbOS001 chromosome 13, iyOsmLign1, whole genome shotgun sequence genome:
- the Etfb gene encoding electron transfer flavoprotein beta subunit isoform X1, with protein MARVLVGVKRVIDYAVKIRVKPDKTGVITDGVKHSMNPFDEIAIEEAVRMKEKKLVQEIIAVSCGPTQAQDTIRTALAMGADKGIHVEISGAEYETLQPIHVSKILAKLAQEEKADLVIIGKQAIDDDCNQTAQMIGGYLDWPTGTFCSKVENNNGELTVTREIDGGLEVIKMKMPAVLSTDLRLNEPRYATLPNIMKAKKKPIKKITPKDLGVDFAARIEMLSVEEPPARKGGVILPDIDTLIGKLKEAGHV; from the exons ATGGCGCGTGTACTCGTAGGTGTAAAGAGAGTTATCGATTATGCAGTTAAG aTTCGTGTTAAACCAGACAAAACAGGTGTTATAACGGATGGAGTAAAACATTCAATGAACCCATTTGATGAAATTGCAATTGAGGAAGCTGTACGAATGAAGGAAAAGAAACTTGTACAAGAAATAATTGCAGTGTCATGTGGACCAACACAAGCTCAAGATACTATAAGAACCGCACTTGCAATGGGTGCTGATAAAGGAATTCATGTTGAGATATCTGGAGCTGAATATGAGACTTTACAACCTATTCatgtttctaaaattttagccAAATTGGCTCAAGAAGAAAAAGCAGATTTAGTAATTATTGGTAAGCAAGCTATAGATGATGATTGCAATCAAACTGCACAAATGATTGGGGGTTACTTGGATTGGCCAACTGGAACATTTTGTAGTAAA gttgaaaataataatggtGAATTAACTGTCACACGTGAAATTGATGGAGGATTGGaagttattaaaatgaaaatgccAGCAGTTTTAAGTACTGATTTACGTCTTAATGAACCAAGATATGCTACATTACCAAATATTATGAAGGCTAAAAAGAagccaattaaaaaaattacaccAAAAGATCTAGGTGTAGATTTTGCTGCAAGAATTGAAATGTTGTCAGTTGAAGAACCACCAGCTAGAAAGGGTGGTGTTATTCTACCAGATATTGATActttaattggaaaattaaaagaagCTGGACATGTTTAG
- the Etfb gene encoding electron transfer flavoprotein beta subunit isoform X2, translated as MNPFDEIAIEEAVRMKEKKLVQEIIAVSCGPTQAQDTIRTALAMGADKGIHVEISGAEYETLQPIHVSKILAKLAQEEKADLVIIGKQAIDDDCNQTAQMIGGYLDWPTGTFCSKVENNNGELTVTREIDGGLEVIKMKMPAVLSTDLRLNEPRYATLPNIMKAKKKPIKKITPKDLGVDFAARIEMLSVEEPPARKGGVILPDIDTLIGKLKEAGHV; from the exons ATGAACCCATTTGATGAAATTGCAATTGAGGAAGCTGTACGAATGAAGGAAAAGAAACTTGTACAAGAAATAATTGCAGTGTCATGTGGACCAACACAAGCTCAAGATACTATAAGAACCGCACTTGCAATGGGTGCTGATAAAGGAATTCATGTTGAGATATCTGGAGCTGAATATGAGACTTTACAACCTATTCatgtttctaaaattttagccAAATTGGCTCAAGAAGAAAAAGCAGATTTAGTAATTATTGGTAAGCAAGCTATAGATGATGATTGCAATCAAACTGCACAAATGATTGGGGGTTACTTGGATTGGCCAACTGGAACATTTTGTAGTAAA gttgaaaataataatggtGAATTAACTGTCACACGTGAAATTGATGGAGGATTGGaagttattaaaatgaaaatgccAGCAGTTTTAAGTACTGATTTACGTCTTAATGAACCAAGATATGCTACATTACCAAATATTATGAAGGCTAAAAAGAagccaattaaaaaaattacaccAAAAGATCTAGGTGTAGATTTTGCTGCAAGAATTGAAATGTTGTCAGTTGAAGAACCACCAGCTAGAAAGGGTGGTGTTATTCTACCAGATATTGATActttaattggaaaattaaaagaagCTGGACATGTTTAG